The sequence below is a genomic window from Anomalospiza imberbis isolate Cuckoo-Finch-1a 21T00152 chromosome 17, ASM3175350v1, whole genome shotgun sequence.
ctatttttaccAGGAAGCATCCAAGCAGCCTCTCCTGAATTAAACCCCGGCCTCTTGCAATCTGTTCAATATCAAATACTTCAAAAGGTGgaatatagaaaaaaatgtgtCACCGACATGGAAAACTTGCACTGCAGCGAGAGCTGGGATTATTTTGCTCCCAAATTAAACTGAATAACGGGAAGGAGGCAGGCTCTGCCAGATcgtgctcctgcctctgctccaggctggaagTGCTCTGCGAGGGTCTGCACTGCGAGGGTGCTTCCACCTACGTGGGAACTGTCAGGTGATGCTTTTCAGGGCCCTAAAACCCTTGGCTAATTCTGGAGTGTAGGATAAAACAGATTACAAGGTCAGAGCACCTAAATTCCCCATGATCTTGGGGGCAAGAGGATCGTGTTCCAATTGCAGGCGGTTTGAAATCCAAgtctaagaaaaaaaagtgtcatCAGGCAGCAGTGGAGAAGCAGGGAAACAGTGAGAAATTGTGGTGTCCCATGTTTCTGTGGCTTGAAGCCCCCCCAGCATCCCACTCCTGGTGCACAAGTATGTCGTAAGCTGCTGGGCTCTTGCTCCCCCTGGGTGAGTGCCTTAAAAGGGGAAGGAGAGGCATCAGCTGCATGTGAGAAGCTGTGTTcagggagaaagaggaaagaagctTTGGTGGAAACTTTGCATTTTCTAACTTGTGTGTTCTGGGGTTTTCTGCCAACTTCCCCTTTGTGTTTTCCCTTTGGGGAGGGGGGGCATTgctgtgagctgctgcagggggttGGGGTCATTCTGAGCAGGAAGGGGCCAGGCTGGGCCTGGTGCAGGGTGATGGATGCAGGCAGGAAGAGGAGAAGCCAGGTGTGGCTGGGCCTCCTGCTTCTGAGCCAGGAGGTACGAGCTGGTCCTTGTTGGGGTGTTCCTGCGGTGGATCGTGGCTGCAGCTTGTGTGTCACAGACCAGAAATCCTTGGCCAGGGTGatctgagcagagctgggcgAGGGTCTCTGAAGTAGCAGAGGAGAACACGTGGAAAAATACCCCAAAGCCTCATTTCAGTCCTGTCCGAGGggctccctggagccttctgcaGTGACCGAGGGCTGCCAGTGAAGCCTCTGGACAGGCAGCGTGAAGCCCCTTTTTCCCTCGATCCTCTGGGAGCAGTAGCAGTcaggaaagcaggaaaacacCTTGCATCCTATCCCTGGACAACAGCATGCTCTGTGCCTGCTAATCCCTGCGCAGGGGAGGCGGGCACGCTGCTGCCCCGGTGCGGAGGGAACGTGAGCTCGGTGCTGTGGAATGCATACAGACCATCCACATTTGGCTGCAAATCTGGACCCTGGGAGAGATCCCTGCTGCTTGCAGGGATAAATCCCTACGGTTCCAGGAAGGCAGGACCCTTGTGCCAAGGTAGTGGGGAGCCCTTGCTGCACACCAGGCATGGcagccagcccacaggcagggcACCCAGCCATGCTCAGCTCAATGCTGAAGCTCCCAGTGCTTCTGTGGATGTTCCACTGCAACCAAGAAATGAACTTTGGGGTTGAGCAGTGCCCACCCTGACGCTCTTTGGTGTTGGGGTCAGCTCTGGGGCCGCAAAGCAGGCACATCCCCAGCTCTCCCGCTCAGCACACCACGTGCCTCATGGGGAGATGGGCAGATGGAGagagggaggatgaggaggaggtgCTCGGCTGGCTCAGGttgggctgtgtggggctgtgcaggCAGTTCTACCCAGTGCAGGGGACCCTCAAGGGGACAGAGGGTAACCACTCCATAGAAGTTGGTTTTACAGAGGATTGCAGTGAGTAACACACTCATCACAGGGCACGGAGTGTGTGGTGGGAGTGGCCCTGGCTTCCTGCTCCTGTGGCCACACATGGGATGTGTCCCTTGCTGTGCTGAGTGCTGCCCGCTAATGAGCTTTGTTTGCCCAGTTTGGTGGAGCCAGTACTTGGTGTTGTGGCCCCCTGGGTACATGGAAGGGCTGAGGGTCTGTGTGGTTgctggctgggggctccagTCTCTGCCTGTAGCAGCCTGGTCCCTGCCTGTGTCACATCCACGTGCAGTGGATTGGCGAGAGACCGATGAtgcttctgtgcctgtgaacTTCCTCTGTGTATTTCTCAGCCATTTCTTGCGAAAGGTCTCTCggcagcaggagatggagaAGTTCAGGAGATACCACAGAAGCAGATCTAGCGATGTTtgccctgtgtcactgctgtgttCAGCACATGGAGTGCACGaggcctctgctccagggctgctcccctCAATTTGGGTGTCACCTGAGAGGACGGGGTTGCCTCACAGGTGCCCAGGGCACCACTGCTCAGGTGCAGACCAAGGCTCTCAGAGTGAATGACTCATCGGAACGTGGCACAAAGCtactctgtccctctgtccttgTTTTGTGGGAAAAACTTGTTCTGATGCCGCATTAACCCTGACATGGCTtcaaagggaaacaccaagGCCTGAAGGGTTTGGCTGAGGATGCTGTGGACTGATGCCCTGGGCAAAAAGCCTTTAACTGGGGCAGTCTGGAGAAACTGGTCCTGGTAATTCTGGCCATAGAGATTAAGTAATTCCACACGGTGGAACAGTGAGAACATCTGTGTGTACAGCACATACCACTGTGAGTCAGGAGGGATTAACAGCTGCCAAAAATCAGCTCTGGTCTCTGTGACAGCCAGCTGTGGCCAGAGGGGTCAGAGCAGCTTGTCCTGCAGCAGGTCCTCCTGGGAGCATCCAGCCAGAGATTATCCTGCTgggtcccaagggaagccttgGCACGAGTTGCTGTCCTGGAtttccctgaaaggaggctgtagccaggtggagGTCATTCTCCTCTCCCAGATAACAAGCAACAGGACAGGAGGAAATGGCTTCAGGTTGtacaggggaggtttaggttggatatttgGGAAAGGGTAAGAGAGCtgtccagggcagtggtggggtcaccatccctggaggggtttaaaagatgtgtggatgtggcgCCTGGGGTCGTGCTTTGGTCaggggcttggcagtgctggcttAATGGTTGGACTCGGCGATCTtagggcttttccagcctaagaGATTCTGTGATCCCATGATTCTGCTGCGAGGGATGTGGGGTGCTGGTCCACATGCTCCCGGTGCTGCTCAGCATTACCTGCTCAAACACAATGGTCTCTGTGTGACCATGACACTGGTTCTGGGTGCCACAGCCACCTGTTAACAGCAGGTGGATCTAAGTGGGTCCCCCACTTCTCTCCCTGCGTGGCTTgaaaaaatgttcctttaaGCAGTGACCAGGACTGATATCTTTTGTGAATTTGGTTGTAATAACTATATTGCCATAGAAAGAACTGACAAAATAAACCCCTGGGTAACCCATGGGTGTGTAGTGAGGGTTGTCTGGGATGTTACTGTCTGTGCAGGGaggtgtggcacaggtgactGGATTAGGGACCAGTGGTATGGAGACGCTCCAAAGACGAGGTCTCCCTGTGGTTGCTGCTGAGCGGGAACAGTGCCTGCTTGGCTGGCATTGGTGGGGGAtaggctgtgctctgctgggaTCATCGGGGCTGGGATTCCATGCAGAAATGGGACAGATTCAGGATAGAAAATGCAGTGTCACATTGGTGATGGGAGATGGCTCTTTGGAGCACCTCGTTTTGTGCACTTCTTTCTCCTGGCTGACAAAGCCAGGTggctgtgggaggcagcccAGCGTGCTGGAGACATTGACAGCTGGGATGTGCTCCATGATTTATCCATACAGAGCACAGCACAGTCACCAAGCAAAGCTCCATCCAGCTCCGCTGCCgagccctgcaggcagagcagcgtgcccatggccacagcccATCACCTGGGGTGCTCAGcctgtcccagggctgggagaacaGTCAGGAGACTGGATGTGTGGTGCCAGGTGAGACTTGGTCTCTTTTTTCTCTAGGTATGGGTGCCCAGGCGGGTCAGGACTTCagtctgcagcagccccaggccaAGGTGACGGTGGCAGCGGGGGAGACGCTCACCCTGAGCTGCACCACATCTGGAATCGCTGGACCAGGTCCTGTGATGTGGCTGaagggctggggcagtgggaacAAGACTGTCTATGACCAGAATAAGCAGGATCCCTCCTCCCGTGTGACAAGAGCAGTGGATAGGTCCGACACAGACTTCACCATCCACATCAGGGACGTTCAGCCTGAGGACATGGGCACCTACTACTGTGTGAAGTTTGTCAAGGGGAGCACTGGTGATGATGAGGTGTTTCAGCATGGCAATGGCACAGAGGTGTCTGTGCAAGGTGAGTGgggctcctggagcagttccaggtagagcagggatggggagaggggcTCAGGGCTGGTCCAGGAGAGGATCCCATGGGCCATCCCCATGCCCTTGTACGAgactctgctccaggcaggcccagggctgggcagggggcagaGCCTGGTCTGATGGCCCCGTGCTTCtccccacagccaaacccagccccccGCTCGTGTCTGGGCCTGAGCAGAGAGCGAGGTCGGGACAGTCGGTGCCTTTCACCTGCACGACTGGAGGGTTCTTTCCTGAAAAGATTGGGGTGAAATGGTTCAAGAACGAGGACCCCTTGGGGGGTCAGCCACCCCAGATCACCGAATCAAAGATGAAAACCTACAACATGTCCAGCACAGCGATGGTGACCCTGCAGAAGGAAGACGTCCTCTCTCAGCTCATCTGTGAGGTGCGGCACTCCACGCTGCCGGCCCCGCTGCGTGGCAGCTACCAGCTCAGCAGAGTCCTGCGAGGTGAGGGCTGGGGGCCTCACACTGGGTGtgagctgctgtggggctggggtcccTGGGAGGAGGACGGGGGTccctgaggcagggacagggcgccctgtgggcagcagagctggggcagcaaACACCAAGCTCTGCCTCtcttcccagttccccccagcaTCGAAGTGCGCGCTGAGCCGAGCCCCGTTGAGGTGAACCAGACCGTGACCTTCACCTGCCTTGTGAAGGAGTTCTACCCAGCAGATGTGACCGTTTCCTGGCTGGAGAATGGGATTGAGATAAAGGTGGAGAACATCTCCCGGCCATCGGAGCTCCCCCAGCGTTTGTTTGAGCTGAGAAGCCAGGTGGAGGTGCAAGCCACTGAGGAGAAAAACGGGTCCACGATCACCTGCATGGTGGTGCACGATGCCCAGGCCCCTGCCAACAAATCAGCCTTCCTGTGGATCTCCAACCCGGCCCAGGGGGGATTGAGCAACGGGTTCCAGGTGACTAAAGGTGCGTcagagctgctgggatggggtgcctgccagggcagctgtgtgGTGTCACCCCCTGCGGAAGCTCACAGCCCCAGGAAAATCTGGTTGAAGGACCAAATCTCCATATCAGGGGGCTGGGGGGTGTGATGGTGGCAGGCACTGAGCTGTCTTCCTCGGTGCTTCATGCATCACTGAGCCAATTCCAGTTGTGAGGCTGCAAGGACTGGGAGGTACCACGTTCTTGGGCCATGTTGACCTTTTCATTGATGTTTCAGATGATCTGCTCATCTACATCGTGGTGGGCCTGGTCTGCAccgtgctggccctgctggtggCTGCGATTCTATACCTGATCCGGACCAAGCAGATCAAGGGTAAGGGAGCCAAGTATGTGGCAGGGAGGCAGATGCTCCCAAccccatttttcctctctttcccatGGGTTTCACACTGCCCCATTGGACAGTAACTCctggcagtgcagctgcaggtcctgcccagtaCAGGTGATGGATAGAGCTGCCCAGATTGTTtgcaggctgcagggaaagctctggctGGTCTAAaccctgccctgcacctcctGTGCTCCCCCAGGAACAGTCCTGAATGAAATTGATTGAAACTCCAGGGAATTGCAGTCACTTGCCTCTGAGAAAAAATGTGTCCTTGTCCTTGAAGCAGTCTTTGCATGTGTTCTCTGTGCCCGTGGAAATGGGGCATTTGTCTTGtttcctcaatttttttcccctaatttttttcctgatttttttccttctctttcagcAGGTAAAAGCTCACCATCTGCCAGGTGAGTGCAGATCTCTTCTAGTCACTGGGTAACCTATGGGGACTCTGCGCTGGACACGTCCAGTCCACAGAGTCCCTCAGGATTGGGACAGAGCTGTATCCCCAAAACTTGTGAAAGGGAGGGCGGGAGCACAGTCTCTGCCCATCTCCCCAGCTGGGCTTCTGGGGATGTTTTGCTTGTGGTGGGCCTGAGCAGGCTTATGGGAGCTGGTCTCTggccagcagagaggcagcTGGACCAGCACAAGCCAATGCTCAGGACCTGTTTTGCTGGGTGCAGCTGCAAAAGGACTTTGGCTTGCATCTGACCTCCTCAGCTGATCCATCACCAGGGAAGGGGCAACAGGACCCTTCATCCATCTGACTGTTTTTGTCCCTCCTTCCAGGTTACATGAGCCAGAGAAGAGTAGCGAGGCCACGACCCAGGTGGGTCATCCTGGGACTGGGGAGGGAGAGTGGCCCGGAGCCACTGGAGAGGGGAGTGGAGGGTGGTGGCTCATCTCAGTGTCTCCCCTCTGTGGCTGGAGGTGGAAGAGAGGCTGCCCCAGGAAGAGGATAGCCACTTCCCAGAATCTTTTCTGCCTTCACCCTCcttgctcctcctcctccttctcccagtAAAGTCTGTGTTTGATGCTGCCTGGAGAACCAGCTGTGCGATAGCCAGCCAGGCTATTTGTGGAGTTATTTTGCATTTGGTGACGCAGCTACGAGCGAAGTCGTGATCAGCAGCAATCTATTCATCCCACCCAGGCTCTGCCAGCTCCCGTGTGGGCATCATTGGGCAGTCTGGCCCTGCTGGGATGGAGTGATGGATGGAGTGCCTTCAGTGATAGCTCTGGAATTGTGGCAGTGGTTTTGAAGCCAGAGCAGGGTGATAGAGAGGCTCATGATGTGAAGCTGTAGCATGGGGTAGTGCATGGCTTCAGGGTGGTGGCTGCTGGTATTGTTCCCCCATACAAGCAAGGTTGAGGTGCCCCAGGCCGAGCTGCAGTGGGATTGACTCCAGAACAGGGCTGTGGGTACAAGGGCATCTTCCCAGAGGAGGAACTCTTGGTGCCTCACACAGGAATCCGACCCCAACAACCTGACCTATGCGGACCTGAACTTCGACAAGGAGAGGAAGAGCATCCGGCGGATGGTGGAGATGAGCCAGCAGTCGGAGTACGCTTGCATCCAGACCAACCAGGCACCCAACGGCGACGACAACCTCACCTACGCCGACCTGGACATGGTGCACCTCAGCAAGGCGCCCAAGcggccggccccgcgccccgagGAGGCCAGCTCTGAGTATGCCAGCGTCCAGATCACCAGGAAGTGAGCAGTGGCTGCTGGGAccccctgtcctgctgggagcagctctgctcctccctaAGACTGTTCTCTTGGAAGCACCGGGAGCGATGTGAAGATGCGCTGCGGTACCTGTGTCTTAGGATGGAAATGGAGCCCGCAATACTTGTGGGGGTCTTCTCCCATCCAGAGAGACATGATTTTTGGGGGTAGTTTGGTCCTGGGGCCGCCAGCTCCATCCCTTCAGGACCCCCATCAAGGGTTGCTCAGCCTCAGTGTGCCGGGTTTGCCCGCAAGCAGATTCAGCCAgcggagcagcagctccttgggaAGCTCCAGCTGGGCTGAGGGGACAGGTACAGTGCCTCCACACCAGCTCTCATGGGGATGCCACTGCCTGGCCCATGGCTCCCCAGGACCAGCAGGGCCCCCACACTGCCTTCTGGGGCTCTGCCACCACGCCTGGACACCAAACTCTGGCTTTAAAGGAAGGACCGACGTGTCCTCCTCTCTTCCCAAGTGTCCCTTCTGCGGGACCTCTGTCTCGCCACAAGGCCAAGAGGCTGGAAGGCCGTTGAGCCAAGGCCCCCACCCTGCCGTCCAGGGGAGCTCCAGGTCTGGCTCCCCAGCACCGagcatcctcctcatcctcatcatctCCCTGTGCACAGCCTTGCCCTGCATTGGGACCCACCAGCGCTGCCCCAGGCTTGTACAAAGCGTGCAAGGGGccccccagcctggctcccctcgGGAGCTCCCCGCAGGTACCGTGTAACATGTTTTGACTGTTTGACATGTAACTGTTAATTTTTAGAGCTGAAACCCCCAATGTTTTGTGTTGTACGTGGGTGTACTGCTGTGTACTTAACACTAGAATAAGATGTGCAAAATTAAGACTGAGGCCTCAGTAAAGAATCCCCCAAACCCTACAGAGTTTATAAGAGACTTATAtgctcccccccaccccagctctGTCTGGGGGGCCAGACAGGctccccccagcccacccaTGGGGACAAATGTCTTCATGTGCTCCCTACCTGAGCCACTGTGTGGGGTCTCACCCTCTGTTGGCTCCTGCAGCAGTGGAAATGTGGGGGGCTTGAGGGCACCTGGGGTCCTTGAGGAGCAATGTGACTGCTTGtacagaccttttttttttttttttttttttgcttgcaagatatttttataataaaagtGAAAAGTCCTGTGCTGCTCCCGCACATCAGCGTGTCCCTGTGCTCAGGGGGGTTACCTtggcactggggctggggctgcagggtggGGTTGGGAGTCTGTGTGtcctgcagggaggagaggagggctCATCCTGCACAGCCCTGTCGTGTGCgctggagggagggaagaggaaggcaggaggTCAAGGCTGGGATGAGGGCTATGGTGCTGGCTCCTCTGGGCACTGTAAGGGAGGGGAGCAGTGCaccccatgggcagggactgaGCAGGGGCTGGCCATGTTGCATCTTTAggtgctgagctggagctgggatgcCCAGACTGGTGTGCAGGCAGGCTGGGTGCTGGCTCCAGCCCGTGCTATGAGTGAGCTGAGTGTTCCAGTGCTGTGCAGTGACCTTCCCCCCCTTTCCCAACCTGGAGCTGGTGCCTGGGCTGTGTCTGGGGCATGAACTGTGTCTCACCAGAGCCAGGAACTGCCCTGTGGGGCTACATAGACACTCAAAAGGGAAGttgctgcccaggctgggcttcCTCAGCACTGAGCTGCTGTTGGAGGGGGTTACATATGAGCAGAAAAGGGACAGTTTGCCCCCTGCCCTCAGCACAACCGTCCCTTcccagctggggcagcagctgtgATTCCCAAGGGAGTctcccctgcctgctgctgcaggaggtaCCTTGCCAGCACTCTACAtgcccctgcagcaggctgAGCATGCCTGCCCTGCACTTGCTCAGATGAGATGGCCTTGTCACACTCAGGATATGGCTCCAGAGGTCGGTGGGGTCCCATATTCCTTTTGGCACCCACAGCACAAGAAGGATACCACCATGTGCTGCCTGCAGGTCTCACAGCCAGCACCCTGGCCCATTTGGGCACCCCAGTTTGGGGTGcttgctctgccctgcagagcacGATCAGCACCCAGCATGGCTTCAGCTTCATTGGCATCTGCCTTTTATTGACTGCGGGGGGGAGCTGGGTGTTGGGGCACGGGGCTGACCCTGCCTCTAGAGTCGCTCTTGGAGGGGGAGCCCAGGGGCACCAGGTGGGTGCTGGGATTAGTGGGACACTGTGAGAGGCTCGGGGAGGGGAGTGGGGGCTGGGCTCGGCACTGCTTGAGCACCTGGTGATGGTGCTGTGGCTCCACCAGCCACCTCTGCCCGTGGTCACGACACCTCCCTGACCCTGCCCTAGTTCATCCTTCCCAGTGCTCGGAGCCCCCTGAC
It includes:
- the LOC137484163 gene encoding tyrosine-protein phosphatase non-receptor type substrate 1-like isoform X1, producing the protein MEPHPRDPGRTAWALPCLLLLALPGMGAQAGQDFSLQQPQAKVTVAAGETLTLSCTTSGIAGPGPVMWLKGWGSGNKTVYDQNKQDPSSRVTRAVDRSDTDFTIHIRDVQPEDMGTYYCVKFVKGSTGDDEVFQHGNGTEVSVQAKPSPPLVSGPEQRARSGQSVPFTCTTGGFFPEKIGVKWFKNEDPLGGQPPQITESKMKTYNMSSTAMVTLQKEDVLSQLICEVRHSTLPAPLRGSYQLSRVLRVPPSIEVRAEPSPVEVNQTVTFTCLVKEFYPADVTVSWLENGIEIKVENISRPSELPQRLFELRSQVEVQATEEKNGSTITCMVVHDAQAPANKSAFLWISNPAQGGLSNGFQVTKDDLLIYIVVGLVCTVLALLVAAILYLIRTKQIKAGKSSPSARLHEPEKSSEATTQESDPNNLTYADLNFDKERKSIRRMVEMSQQSEYACIQTNQAPNGDDNLTYADLDMVHLSKAPKRPAPRPEEASSEYASVQITRK
- the LOC137484163 gene encoding tyrosine-protein phosphatase non-receptor type substrate 1-like isoform X2, translating into MEPHPRDPGRTAWALPCLLLLALPGMGAQAGQDFSLQQPQAKVTVAAGETLTLSCTTSGIAGPGPVMWLKGWGSGNKTVYDQNKQDPSSRVTRAVDRSDTDFTIHIRDVQPEDMGTYYCVKFVKGSTGDDEVFQHGNGTEVSVQAKPSPPLVSGPEQRARSGQSVPFTCTTGGFFPEKIGVKWFKNEDPLGGQPPQITESKMKTYNMSSTAMVTLQKEDVLSQLICEVRHSTLPAPLRGSYQLSRVLRVPPSIEVRAEPSPVEVNQTVTFTCLVKEFYPADVTVSWLENGIEIKVENISRPSELPQRLFELRSQVEVQATEEKNGSTITCMVVHDAQAPANKSAFLWISNPAQGGLSNGFQVTKDDLLIYIVVGLVCTVLALLVAAILYLIRTKQIKGKSSPSARLHEPEKSSEATTQESDPNNLTYADLNFDKERKSIRRMVEMSQQSEYACIQTNQAPNGDDNLTYADLDMVHLSKAPKRPAPRPEEASSEYASVQITRK